TGTGATAAGAGGACCAAGGGGTGGAACTCCTTCTGCGGTGGCGATTATCAATGAGATAATTGAAATTGCACATCGGTAGTTTGTGAATAGCGAGCTGTTTAGCCCGGATAAGGGGGAAATGGTGTCGGTTTTGGTCGAAATGGGTAGACCGTTTAGCGTAAGATGAAATTCATCTTAGACAATCTGGCGATTGGCAATTATGAAGATGCCTTAAACCCTCATTCTGGGATCACTGCACTATTAAATGTAGTTAAGGAGCAAATGTAGCTAAGGAGCTGGGTATTGAAACAGAACTCCTCTACCACAAAGTTCCCTTCATTGACATGCAGCCTATACCCCAAAAACCGATGGCAGAAGCAGTAGAATAGATTAGAGACCATATAGACAGGTATAAAATAATGGTCTTCTGTAATGTGGGCATTGGGCGTTCTCTTTCCGTTGTAATAGGTTATCTTTGTTGCATCATGGGGTATAGTTTTGGCGATGCCGTGGAGTTTGTAGCCAGAAGAAAGTCTGACATCTCGATTCTTCCCGGGGGCTGATAAGAACCATTGAAGATGTTAAATTGAAATGCCCTGAGCTAACTTAAAAGGGTCAGAGGCGATAACAGAAGCGGCATAAAGTTCCATCGCTCCTATATCCGAATTCCTATCCTCTAACGAACCCCTATCTACAAGCCT
The window above is part of the Methanophagales archaeon genome. Proteins encoded here:
- a CDS encoding dual specificity protein phosphatase family protein yields the protein MVFCNVGIGRSLSVVIGYLCCIMGYSFGDAVEFVARRKSDISILPGG